DNA sequence from the Streptomyces sp. NBC_01497 genome:
TCTGGAAGAACATCGGTGCCAACTACACCGACGCGATGAAGGCCCAGAGCAAGGCGCCGGACGGGCACTACTACCTCGTGCCCTTCGACTACTACCCGTGGGCCGTCTTCTACAGCAAGAGCCTGTTCAAGGCCAAGGGGTACACCGTCCCCACCACCTGGGACGAGTACATCGCGCTGGCGAAGAAGATGAAGGGCGACGGCATCACCCCCATCGCCTTCACCAACAAGGACGGCTGGCCGTCCATGGGTACGTTCGACTACCTGAACATGCGCATCAACGGGTTCGACTTCCACATCGACCTGATGCGCAAGGGCGACAAGTGGAACACCCCCCAGGTCAAGGCCACTTTCGACCACTGGAAGCAGCTGATCCCGTACTACTCCCCGGGGTTCGCCGGCCAGACCTGGCAGGAGGGCGCCCAGTCCCTCGTCAACCAGAAGGCCGGCATGATGGTGCTCGGCCTCGACCAGATCGGCACGATCTTCACCGGTGACAAGGCCGCGGACCTCGGTCTGTTCGCCTTCCCGGAGATCGACCCGCAGTACGGCCAGACCGCCGTCGAGGCGCCCATCGACGGCTTCATGGTGTCCAAGTCGCCCAAGAACAAGGACGGCGCGAGCAAGCTCCTGAGCTACCTCGGCACCGCCAAGGCGCAGCAGCTGTGGCTCGGCACCAACCCGGCGGACGTCGCGACCGCCAACGGAGTCGACACCTCGAAGTACACACAGCCGCAGAACGACGCGGTCAAGCTGATCACCGGGGCCAAGAGCCTGTCGCAGTTCATGGACCGCGACACGCGGCCCGACTTCGCGGACCCGGTCATGATCCCGGCGATCCAGAAGTTCCTGAACAGCCCGGGTGACATCGCCTCGATCCTGTCGAACGTGGACAAGCAGGCCAAGACCATCTGGGCGAGCGGCAACTGACCTGCCTGCTCACCCCTTTGGGCCGGATGCGGCGCTCACGAAACCGTGGGCGCCGCACCCGGCCCGTACGGCAGTGCCCGGTGTGAAAACGACGAGGAACACATGACTGTTGTGGACGGCGCGGCGGCGCCGCGGACCACGCCCCCCAAGACCAAGCGGCGCCATCTCAAACAGCTCACCGCGCGGGACCGGGTGAGCCTCAGCCTGATGGCCGGCATCCCGACCCTGCTCACCGTGGCGTTCGTGTGGGTGCCCGCCCTGGCATCGATCGTCCTGTCGTTCTCCAGCTGGACCGGGTTCGGCGACTTCTCCACGATCCAGTGGGTCGGCACCGAGAACTACAAGAACATCTTCACGATCTACCCGCCCTTCGACCCGGCCATCGAGCACAACCTCATCTGGCTCGCGGTCTTCTTCGTGCTGCCCGCGCCGTTCGGCCTCTTCCTCGCGGTCCAGCTGGACAAGCAGATCCGGTTCTCCCGGATCTACCAGTCCGTCCTGTTCCTGCCCGTGGTGCTGTCCCTCGCGCTGATCGGCTTCATGACCGAGCTGATCTTCTCGCCCACCCAGGGGCTGATCAACAACCTGACGGGGCACGCGGACCACCACGTCATCGACTGGATGGGCAATCCCCACCTGAACATCTGGGCCGTCATGATCATGGCCTGCTGGCGCCAGGCCGGCTATGTGATGGTGCTCTTCCTCGCGGGCCTCAAGAGCGTCGACCCCTCGCAGAAGGAAGCGGCGGCACTCGACGGCGCGAACGGCTCCCAGACCTTCCGGCACGTGGTCTGGCCGGCGCTGCGCCCCATCAATGTCGTGGTGCTGGTCATCACGGTCATCGAGTCGCTGCGCGCCTTCGACATCGTCTACGTCATCAACAAGGGCACGAACGGCCTTGAACTGCTGTCCGTGCTGGTGACCGACAACATCGTCGGAGAGGCCAGCCGTATCGGCTTCGGCTCGGCACTGGCGACGATCCTCCTGGTGATCTCGCTGGCCTTCATCGTGCCGTACCTGATCAGCATGTTCCGGAAGGACGAGCGAGAATGACGACGCTGACGACCGAGCGCACCGGGCCCCGCACCGCCGCGCCCGCCCCCCGGGGCGAGCGCCCCCCGCGAGCCGGCCGTGTCGCCCTGCACGTCTTCCTGATCGGCACGTGCGTCGTCTGGCTGCTGCCGCTGCTGTACGCCTTCTACACGGCGCTGCGGCCGTACGCCGACACCCAGCGCCTCGGATACGTGTCCGTCGGCGGCCACTACGGGTTCGGCAACTTCACCGCCGCCTGGGACCAGGCGCAGCTCCTGCACTACTTCTGGAACTCGGTCATCATCACGGTGCCCGCGCTGGTGATCACACTCTGGCTGTCGAGCATGGTCGCCTTCGTCGTGGCGCGGTTCAACTTCAAGGTGAACATCGCGCTGCTGATGCTGTTCACCGCCGGCAACCTGCTGCCGCAACAGGCTCTGATCACGCCGCTGTTCAAGATGTACCAGCTGATACCGCTGCCCGAGTGGCTGGCGGCGTCCGGCAAACTGGACGACTCCTTCCTCGGCCTCATCCTGATCCACGTCGCGTTCCAGACCGGTTTCTGCGCCTTCGTGCTCTCCAACTACATGCGCACGATCCCCAAGGAACTGGGCGAGGCCGCGCTCGTGGACGGTGCCTCCGCCTGGCGGCAGTACTGGCAGCTCGTCCTGCCGCTGTGCCGTCCGGTGCTCGCGGCGCTGGCGACGCTCGAATTCACCTGGATCTACAACGACTTCTTCTGGGCGACGGTACTGATGCAGACCGGCAGCAACCGGCCCATCACCGCGGCGCTGAACAACCTCCAGGGGCAGTTCTTCGTCAACAACAACCTCATCTCGGCGGCCGCCCTGATCGTGGCGGTCCCCACCCTCGTGGTGTTCTTCGCCCTGCAGAAGCAGTTCGTCTCCGGACTGACCCTCGGCGCGAACAAGGGCTAGCAGGTCACTGACTTGATCGATGCATCGGGAGTGCCGCGCGGTGTCGCGTGGCACTCCCGATGCGCGTAGCAGGGGCAGGACCCCGGCGGCCCCGGCGGAGCCGGGTGGGGAAAAGTGGGGAAACCGGTGCCGCGTCAGGCAGGCTTCGCCCCGTGGTCACGCCTCCTCCGGTCGCCGCGTGTACCGGTGCCGCGTGCCGAGGACGGGCGCCTGCGCGAAGTCGCCCACCGGGGGGACATCGGCTGACGCGGCAGAGGCCGTATCCCGGCGGAACAGCGCGGTCCACAGGAACGGCACACCGAAGAGCGCCGACTCGGGCGGCTCCGCGCGCATGCGGCGCAGCTGGACCTGCGCCAGGTCGGAGAAGATCCAGCGCAGTGACGCGGGCGTGTAGGCGAGACCGCCGCCCAACGTGCGTTCGCGGTAGAGCTCCGCATCGGAGAGCTCGGAGCCCATCCCCCTCTCGCCTGCGGCGAAGCAGGTGAGGGCGAGATGGCCGCCGGGGGCCAGGACGCGGTCGAGGAGAGCGAGGTAACCGGCGCGGCGGTGCGGCGGCAGGTGGTGGAAACAGCCTGAGTCGACGACCAGGTCGTAGGGGCCGCTCAACTCGTCCGCGGGGAGGGCGAAAGCGTCACCGCACAGGAAGCGGACCTCGACGCCGGCCGCGCGAGCCCGTTCCCCGGCCCAGGCGACGGCCACCGGGGAGAGGTCGACGGCGTCGACGTCAAAACCGTTCGCGGCGAGGTACAGGGCATTGCGGCCCGCCCCGCATCCCAGGTCCAGGGCCGTGCCGGTGGCGACCAGACCCTGGTCGAGACAGGCAGCCAGGTTCTCGTCGGGCTTCTCCACGAAGAACGGGACCGGCTGTGACCGGTCCGCGTAGAAGCGGTCCCAGAAACCCTCCCGGTCGCCGGTCGTCGAGCGGCCGGTCGCCGCATCAGATGTGAACAGCCCGTCCAGGAGCGCGAGAACATCCTCGACAGTGCGTACGTTCCGGTCCATACGGCCCCCCTCTCGACCGGGATCGAGCATACGAGCGAGGCGGGTGAAGGGCCAGGTCGGACAGTGTTTCGAGACGTCGGGAGCGGGCTGCCGCGGGCCCAGGACGAGAACAGTGGGCAACCCCGCCCCGGACCCTGCGCCGGCGTCCGGTCAAGCACCCCTCCAGGGCCCGGACGGGGCCGTCCTCAGCCCCGCGCGGCAGACGATCTCAGGCAATCTCCCACGGCGCTACGGGTCGAACGTCGTCCGACGCGTCAGCAGGTCACGCGCCCGCCGGTCAAGCTCGTGGGGATCGACCGCCCGCGGGTGCCCACGAAGCGGGCCCGGCCCCCGTCCGAGCCGGCGCGTCCCGGGTCCCCCGCGAACGGTCCTCCAGGGCGTGCCGGTGGTTCAGGAGTTCCGCCGCGCACTCCTCGGCGCGATGGTCCTCGCCGCACTCGCGTGCCTGCGCGCACTGGCGTACCAGGGCGGCACACACGGCACAGCCCTTCCCCGCCTCCCCGGCCCCCTCGGCCGCGCCGTCGGGCGCGTCGGGCCCTTCGGCGCCAGGCGGCTTCGACCGGGTTCTCACGCGCTCAGCACCCCCGTACCGAGCAGTCCGAGCAGCAGCACTCCCACGACGATCCGGTAGATCACGAAGGCGTTGAACGAGTGGCGGGCGACGAACCGCAGGAGCCAGGCGATGGACCCGTACGCCACGACGAACGAGACCGCGGTGCCGACGGCCAGCGGGGCCGCGCCCACCCCCGTGCCGAGCGCGTCCTTGAGCTCGTAGATCCCGGCGCCGGTCAGGGCCGGGATGCCGAGGAAGAACGAGAGCCGGGTGGCCGCCATCCGGTCGAGGTCGAGGACGAGGGCGGTGGACATGGTGGCGCCGGAGCGGGAGAAGCCTGGGAAGAGGAGCGCCAGGATCTGTGAACAGCCCACCAGCATCGCGTCCTTGAAGGACGTGTCGTCCTCGCCGCGCTTGTGGCGGCCCATCTGGTCGGCCGCCCACATCACGCCGCTGCCGGCGATGAGGGAGCCCGCGACCACCCACAGGGAGGCGAGCGGCCCGTCGATCAGGGGTTTGGCCGCCAGGCCCACGACCACGATCGGGACCGTCGCCGCGATCACCCACCACGCGAACTTGTAGTCGTGGTGGTAGCGCTCCTCCTTGTGCAGCAGGCCCCGGCCCCAGGCGCCGATGATGCGCACGAGGTCCTTGAAGAAGTACACGATGCAGGCGGCGATCGCGCCGACCTGGATGACCGCGGAGAAGCCCACCACCGAAGCGTTCTCGACGGGGATGTTCATCAGGCCCTCGGTGATCTTCAGGTGTCCGGTGGAGGAGACCGGGAGGAACTCGGTCACCCCTTCCACGACACCGAGCACGGCGGCCTGGCCAACGCTGATAGCACTCACGGAGCTGTCCTGGTGGAGAGGGGGACGGAGGTGGGAGGGGCGTGTGACAGACTCGGAAAACACGGCAGCTTCTACACCGCCGTAGAAGTTCTACACGACTGTAGAAGACAGGCGAGGAAACGACAAACCGATGGATGCGGGCGTACACGGACGGGGCCGGAAGCGGGCCAACGGCGAGCGGGAAGCCGAAGTTCTCGGCCTCCTCCTGCGCGCGGGGGAGGCGCTGACGGCGGGCGACGTCGCGGAGCGCCTCGGCGGTGCCCTCGCGTACAGCACGGTGGTGACCATCCTCACCCGGCTGTACGCCAAACAGCTGCTGACGAGGATGCCGCGCGGACGCGCCTACGCGTACGCCCCGGTCACCGACGACCCCGGGTTCGCGGCCCGCAGGATGAGCACCGTCCTCGACGGACGCCCTGACCGGGCGGCCGTGCTGGCCCGTTTCGCCGACGGCCTCACCACCGACGACGCGGAGCTGCTCCGCCACCTCCTCGACCAGGACACCGGCCGCTGACCGGGGGCCCACATCACGCACAGCTCCTACGCCACGCACAGCTCCCACGCCACGCACAACCCCCACGTCACGCACAGCCCCACACCACCGCCTTCAGGCCGGTGCCGTCCTCGTGCGTGCGGCGCGGGTCCGTGCCCTCCGCGCCCATGGCTCCCGCGTCCGCACCCGCGAACGGCCGCCCGCCCCTCCGATGGATGCCGTCGAACCCGATGAAGGCGGCGCCCACGGTTCCTGATCGGACATCAGTTCTTGGCCAGACATCAGATCACTGCCGGGGTCGACGAGTTCAAGGGTGTGTCCCTGCGGCGCCCGTCCGTCAGGACGCTCTTCACCACCGATGTGACGCAACTCGGCGACTCCGCGCCCGGTCCTCGAAGACCCGGGCGCCGCCGTTGTCCGGGACCGCCTTGGCGTCCAGCTTCCGACGGGGCGCGATGCCGCGGCCACGGGACCCGGTCACCGGCGACACCACTGACGTCACCACGTCCCACCCCGCCTCCGCGCGCGCCGGGCCAGGGCGCCGTCAGGTACGGGACGCACCCCGCCGGGCCCCGCGACGTCCCGCGGGCGGCAGCACCGGCGGTGGCCCCGACCCGTCGCGCTACGCCCGCTGGGTGCCTGTACCCAGCAGCCAGTCGTACGCGGCCTCGGCCGTGAACTCGCCGTGCCCGCCCGGGAACAGCAGCTCCGCGGTGGCGAACGCCCCCTCCGGCTCCGCGCCCGGCGCGAGCGGCACGGACGGCACCGCCAGGCAGCGCATGCCCGCCGCGTGCGCCGCCGCGACCCCGGGCGCCGAGTCCTCGATCACGGCGCACGCGCCGGGCGGCACGCCGAGGCGCCGTGCCGCCTCCAGGAAGACGTCGGGTTCCGGCTTGCCCGCCGCGACCTCCTCCGCCGACGCGGTCACCGTGAAGAAGCCCTCAAGGCCGCCGTGCGCGAGGGCCGCGTCGATGGCCTCACCCGAGGAACCCGACGCCACGGCCATCGGGACACCCGCTGTGTGCAGCCTCTCGACGAACTTCCGCATCTGCGGGAACACCTCGGCCGACGAGCGCAGTAGCTCCAGATACCGCGTGTTCTCCTCGGCCAGCAGCGCGTCCACCGGGGCGGCGAGAGCGAACCGGGCCGCCAGCACCTCCAGCGTCTCGCGGGTCCCGACACCGATGAAGCCCGCGTGCTGCTCCCAGGTGAAGTCCGCCACGCCGTGGTGCGCGAGCAGCCGACGGGTCGCCTCGTAGTACAGGGGCTCGGTGTCGACCAGGGTGCCGTCGAGGTCGAAGAGGACGGCCGTGGTCCGCGAAGTGCTCATGCCCCCAGCATGCCAAGGACCGTTCCGGCGGTGCGGGCCGGGCCGCACCCGACCTGCCGGTCGCGGCGGCTCGGCACGCGGCTGCCGCGTCGGGCCCGCCCTGCACGGCGACAGCCCGGCACCACGGTGTACCAGCGCAAACGTCCCTGCTACCGTCGCCGGGACCGCGCCGCCCGGCGCCACGCGCGCACGGTGGCCCGGCGGCAGCCGTCACAGCGGGCAGGGGCGGCCGGGCACGGCCGGCAGCAACGAGGAACAAGGGGAGTTGAGCGTGAGCGAGCACCACGGCGGACGCGCCTTCATCGGGTCGTACACGGGAGCGGGGGGCCGCGGCATCGTCGTCGCGGACGTGGCGGCGGACACCGGGGCGCTGACCGAGCGCTCGGTGCAGGACGCCCTGCCCGAGCCGTCGTACCTGAAGCTT
Encoded proteins:
- a CDS encoding HAD family hydrolase; translation: MSTSRTTAVLFDLDGTLVDTEPLYYEATRRLLAHHGVADFTWEQHAGFIGVGTRETLEVLAARFALAAPVDALLAEENTRYLELLRSSAEVFPQMRKFVERLHTAGVPMAVASGSSGEAIDAALAHGGLEGFFTVTASAEEVAAGKPEPDVFLEAARRLGVPPGACAVIEDSAPGVAAAHAAGMRCLAVPSVPLAPGAEPEGAFATAELLFPGGHGEFTAEAAYDWLLGTGTQRA
- a CDS encoding undecaprenyl-diphosphate phosphatase; the encoded protein is MSAISVGQAAVLGVVEGVTEFLPVSSTGHLKITEGLMNIPVENASVVGFSAVIQVGAIAACIVYFFKDLVRIIGAWGRGLLHKEERYHHDYKFAWWVIAATVPIVVVGLAAKPLIDGPLASLWVVAGSLIAGSGVMWAADQMGRHKRGEDDTSFKDAMLVGCSQILALLFPGFSRSGATMSTALVLDLDRMAATRLSFFLGIPALTGAGIYELKDALGTGVGAAPLAVGTAVSFVVAYGSIAWLLRFVARHSFNAFVIYRIVVGVLLLGLLGTGVLSA
- a CDS encoding carbohydrate ABC transporter permease, producing the protein MTVVDGAAAPRTTPPKTKRRHLKQLTARDRVSLSLMAGIPTLLTVAFVWVPALASIVLSFSSWTGFGDFSTIQWVGTENYKNIFTIYPPFDPAIEHNLIWLAVFFVLPAPFGLFLAVQLDKQIRFSRIYQSVLFLPVVLSLALIGFMTELIFSPTQGLINNLTGHADHHVIDWMGNPHLNIWAVMIMACWRQAGYVMVLFLAGLKSVDPSQKEAAALDGANGSQTFRHVVWPALRPINVVVLVITVIESLRAFDIVYVINKGTNGLELLSVLVTDNIVGEASRIGFGSALATILLVISLAFIVPYLISMFRKDERE
- a CDS encoding ABC transporter substrate-binding protein; translation: MPSMSRRSVLRGAALGAGVVAAGPLLTACGGSSGSSGGSGGKTVTFGSNAAVPQPKGAYVNVFAAAKKATGLTVKPNWVDHNTFQQNISSYLQGNPDDVFNWFAGERMQFFAGQGLASNVDDVWKNIGANYTDAMKAQSKAPDGHYYLVPFDYYPWAVFYSKSLFKAKGYTVPTTWDEYIALAKKMKGDGITPIAFTNKDGWPSMGTFDYLNMRINGFDFHIDLMRKGDKWNTPQVKATFDHWKQLIPYYSPGFAGQTWQEGAQSLVNQKAGMMVLGLDQIGTIFTGDKAADLGLFAFPEIDPQYGQTAVEAPIDGFMVSKSPKNKDGASKLLSYLGTAKAQQLWLGTNPADVATANGVDTSKYTQPQNDAVKLITGAKSLSQFMDRDTRPDFADPVMIPAIQKFLNSPGDIASILSNVDKQAKTIWASGN
- a CDS encoding carbohydrate ABC transporter permease: MTTLTTERTGPRTAAPAPRGERPPRAGRVALHVFLIGTCVVWLLPLLYAFYTALRPYADTQRLGYVSVGGHYGFGNFTAAWDQAQLLHYFWNSVIITVPALVITLWLSSMVAFVVARFNFKVNIALLMLFTAGNLLPQQALITPLFKMYQLIPLPEWLAASGKLDDSFLGLILIHVAFQTGFCAFVLSNYMRTIPKELGEAALVDGASAWRQYWQLVLPLCRPVLAALATLEFTWIYNDFFWATVLMQTGSNRPITAALNNLQGQFFVNNNLISAAALIVAVPTLVVFFALQKQFVSGLTLGANKG
- a CDS encoding BlaI/MecI/CopY family transcriptional regulator, whose protein sequence is MDAGVHGRGRKRANGEREAEVLGLLLRAGEALTAGDVAERLGGALAYSTVVTILTRLYAKQLLTRMPRGRAYAYAPVTDDPGFAARRMSTVLDGRPDRAAVLARFADGLTTDDAELLRHLLDQDTGR
- a CDS encoding class I SAM-dependent methyltransferase; translated protein: MDRNVRTVEDVLALLDGLFTSDAATGRSTTGDREGFWDRFYADRSQPVPFFVEKPDENLAACLDQGLVATGTALDLGCGAGRNALYLAANGFDVDAVDLSPVAVAWAGERARAAGVEVRFLCGDAFALPADELSGPYDLVVDSGCFHHLPPHRRAGYLALLDRVLAPGGHLALTCFAAGERGMGSELSDAELYRERTLGGGLAYTPASLRWIFSDLAQVQLRRMRAEPPESALFGVPFLWTALFRRDTASAASADVPPVGDFAQAPVLGTRHRYTRRPEEA